Genomic DNA from Lagenorhynchus albirostris chromosome 9, mLagAlb1.1, whole genome shotgun sequence:
ACGAGAGAGTCTTCGTCACATGTCGCTGGGCACCCTCCCGAACACACCCACGCATGTCCACACACCCACACGTCCCCGCACCCACAGGCAGGGCCGGGTGCAAACCCGCACTGTTGCTGGGACCCTTGCATTCACAGACACACGCTGAAGGTCATAACCGTTCTGCATTGCCAAGTCACGTGGAGGGTCCCCAACAGACACGGGCcttgcggggggaggggagggtttgGGGCgtcgcctccccctccccccaggaacGGCTCCCGCGGGGTGGGGCCGAGAGGGCTCGGCCTAGGGTCTGGCGCTGTGCTCCGCCCCCGCTGCCGGCCCCTCCCTCTTTCCCGGGCTCCCCGCCCTGCCTGGTGCGCTCCGGAGCCAACCGGTCTCCGCCTCCGACCCAATTGGTGTGCGCGGCGCGGTTCCCAGCTGGCCGGCGGTGGCACGCTGTTTCAAGCTGTGCGCCAGTGGTCCTGGCTGTGCCGGCGGCCCCTCCGTCCAGCTTCTGCCCCTACCGGGCCATTTCCCTGGAAGAGTGGCCGGGGACAAGCTCGGCTTAGACGGATCAGCTGAGAAGGGGCTCCCGGGGTGTGTGTGTTAGtggcgggcggggtgggggggcgtgaGTTCCCTGCTTTCTACCTCCGAGATCCGGGGCTTGGGTGGGAGCGCTGAGGGCTGAGAACCAGGTCGGGCACTCTGGTCTTTCGTCGTGGCTGCCCAGATGGGAAACAAGGCAAGTCACCACCTCCCCCAAGTATTTCCTGGTCCTCAGGCTACTCAGATCCTTTCCCTTACCTCAGGGAAACAGACGGAACTCTAATCCTGCCTAGTACACCaggtaaccttggacaagtttttTAACCACTGAGACAATTTTCTTATCTATGCCAAAGAGTATTAATTTTACGTGCTTCATAGGGCTGAGAGGAGAAGAAATGAAGCAGCCTGTGAGGGGCTGAGCCACCTGGCCGCTGGAAGCCATTCTTACCGTTGCCACTCCCCCGGCCTCGGCTGttgcatttgtaaaatgaaggcaCTGGATCCTAGCCCAGGTCAACTCTTGCTCAGTGGCATTAGATATCCCCTTGTTCCTCTTCTCCCcatcaaaaatgttttcattcactCTAAGCGTACGTGTTTACTGGCATCCATCGTGTTCCACTCTGTGCAGGGAGTTGGGGTACATCAGGAACCAGATGGGCCTGGTTGCTATCCCCATGGAGTACAGATGGGATGACAGAGGCTCCGAAAATTACAAAGGGGGAGGGGTCTACAAAAGGGACATGCAAGGTGGGACAGGGGAGGCCTCTTAGGATCCTTCCCACCCCTAGGTGGCTCTAGGTTCTTTAGATGGTTTAACTGGTTTCTTCATCTCAAATGCCATGCCTTGGCGCAGGTGAAATGTCCCCATCTCTTTAAGAGGAGCATTGACTAGTCTCAGGGGCAGACAGGCAGACTGGTCACACCAGACAGGCACGAGGCAATGTCGGCTGGGCCCCACTCTGCAGTGGCCACCAGTGGAATGCTGGCTGGGGAGGCACCCTTCCCATTCCGGGCCTCCAGGTGATAGGAGCCCTGGGGGAACAGGTAGGATCTCACAGTAGCAGCAGGGCCCAGCAGCTCATGCTGGGCCTGGAGTCCCTACTGAAGGTGCCAACAGAGATCACGAATGGGTGACACATGGAGCTGCCTTCTCTGAAGTAACAGCCAGGCTGTAGCCATATGGTCATAGGCACACGTACACTGGAATCCCTTCCACTTGCAGTCATGGGGCATCTCTCAGCGCTGGCTCCCAGGCCCCCATGTGGCCTCTAGGTTGGACTTTACCCTGCCCTAGCGTCATTCTGTCACCCAGCTGTTTAACGAGCAGACCTGGGGGCCCTTGTGCACAAAGCACGTGGGCACCGGTCCCTCAGACAGCACCCATGCTCCCGGGCATGTGAGGGATACAGACAAGCGAAAGATGATGAGGCTGAGGGAGGAACTTTCCAACAGCTGATCCCATGGAGTCCTAGAAAGGGAGCATCCGGCTCCACTGTGAGGGTGGGGGATGAGGACAAAGGTGGTCTTCGAGTTCAGACTTCCAGGAAGAGCTTACCAGGCAGGTGTGGAGGTGTGAGAGCACAAGGCAAGATTGGTGTGGCTAGAGGTGGCCATGATGACGAAGCCCGGCAGAGGGCATGGCCTGAGAACAGGGGTCACAGAGTCTAGAGATGGCTGTGGTAGAGTCGTCTGGCTTGACCAGTGGCACAGGAGTGGGGGGTGAGGGTGATTTTAGTGGAGGTTTTGGTAACTGGGTAGATGGTGAGACACCCAGCAGAAGGCAGAGGACTGGGTGAGAGAAGCTGATTTTGGACCTGATGAGCTTGTGTGAGGGACACACAAGGACAGATGCCCAGGAGGCATTTCCACTTTGGGTCtggagctggaggcccaggacaAGGCCACCCAGAGAGAGTGTGCTGTGTGGGAAGAGGCCCAGTGACAGCCCTGAGAACTCCAtcctgcaggggtgggaggagccCCCAGTGGGgaccagggaggaggaggggagcaaGATGTCTTGGAAGCCCAGGGAGAGAACATCCCGTTGGGAGCTGTTAGCAGGAGAAGGCTGGGAAGGTGGCCCCTTAACTGGAAGGAGGGGCCGTAGGGAGACTATCAGGGCATGGCCGTGTGCTGTGTGTGGCGGGGAGGGTGCTGGAGGCGGGAGCCTCTTTGAAGAGGTGCAGCTAGCAGGGCCAGAGGGGGCTGCTTTATGCCACACCGCTGTGGGGAAGGCCGAATCCATCTAggctgtggggtgggaggaggtgctTATTTCCAGATCCctgaggaaggaggaggtggggctcAGCACATGCTCCATGGCAAGCAAGGAGGGCAGGACGGGCTCAGGCCCCTCAGGCTTAGGGGACTCTGCCAGAACGGGGGTGGGTCTGGTGAGGAGATGGGGGAACGCCACTCCGCAGGGAGGCTTCAGCCTCAGCATGGTGCCCTGGGGAACTTGGGCAGCTGTGCTAGCCTAGGGTGGCACTTTTAGCCTCTCCTGTCCCTGTCTGTGCTGCACAGTGACACCCTCCCACCCGCCTCTGTCCTGCAGACCAACATCCCCTTCCTGCAGAACGTGCTCAACAACCAGCAGTTCCTGGCAGGCACCGTGGACACCCAGTTCATCGATGAGAACCCGGAGCTATTCCAGCTGCGGCCTGCACAGAACCGGGCCCAGAAGCTGCTGCACTACCTTGGTCCGGCCCCAAGActgcccttctctcccctcccagatGCCTTGCTTCTGGCTCCCTGCCCAGAGAGCTTCCTAGCAGCCCCTGCCTCTGTCCTCAGTCTGGTCCTGCACCTTCTTCCTttgcttcaccctcccaccccgcccaccttccttgctcctgatcttagaggccCCCTTTCCCATCCATGTGGCCGTCACTAGGTCCCCACTGCCTGGACCCAGGAGGCCCTGGCTTTGGAGAGGACGGGCTAGCTGGAAGACCAGGGATCCTGGAGGAATCCCCCCATCCCCAAGCCCAGCAACTCTCTGCCCTCAACTCAGGCTCTGCCCAGCCTGCCCTGACCCACTGCCCACTCTCTCCCCAGGACACGTCATGGTGAACGGCCCAACCACCCCGATCCCCGTCAaggccagccccagccccacggaCCCTATTGTCCCTGTGGTGCCCATAGGTAGGTGAGATTCATTCTGCCACCTCATAGGGGAGACAAAGAGGAGGCTGCCCCCTGCAGGATGAGTGCTAACGCCCCAGTCTGCCCTAGGCCTGCCCCCAGCTGGTTTCAGAGACATCCTGCTGCGGGAGGGTCCCGAGGGCTTTGCTCGAGCGGTGAGGAACCACCAGGGGCTGCTGCTGATGGACACGACCTTCAGGGACGCCCACCAGTCACTGCTGGCCACGCGTGTGCGAACCCACGATCTCAAAAAGATCTCCCCCTATGTTGCCCACAACTTCAGCAAACTCTTCAGCATAGAGAACTGGGGAGGTAGGCTGGaggagggatgggatgggatgtgGGACAGTGCACGGCAGGAATGTGGTATCCACAGTACAGGCAGGCGACTCGGGCTCTCCAGGAATAGCTAGAGATGTTAACACTGAGGGAACGAGTGAGAACGGAACAAGGCACGACATTCATGTGTTTAGCAAATAGTGACTGGTGCCCGTTCTAGCCAGTCCTGGTGCTGGGCATGAGATCGCAGAGCTGAGACCCAGGCAGCTCAGGGTCAGGGAGGAGATGCCTGCCTGTTAATTATAGCACAGAGAGTATGGGGTGAGGGCTGTGAAAGCGGATGCAGAGAGGACACAGTAAACCTGAGCTGTCCCAAGAgatcagcaaaggaaaaagtcTGCAGGAATTGTGGCTGGGACGCGAGGGGTGCTGAAGATGAGCAGGGCCTGGTGGTAGGGCCAGAGGCTCAGGCTGCAGAGCTGCAGGGCGTGGTGGGGTCCCCAGGACGTTTCGGGGTTGACCTGGGCCTCTTGGTCCCTGTGCAGGAGCCACATTTGATGTTGCGATGCGCTTCCTGTACGAGTGCCCTTGGCGGCGGCTGCAGGAGCTCCGGGAGCTCGTCCCTAATATCCCGTTCCAGATGCTGCTGCGGGGGGCCAATGCTGTGGGCTACACCAACTACCCCGACAATGTGGTTTTCAAgtgagcctggggtggggtgggcagacaCTGCACGATGTGGCCCAGCAGGTGCCAGGCCACAATGCAATGACCTGTGCTCCCCACAGCGGGCTTGAAGCCAAGTCTCTCGGTAGCTGTACCCAGCAAGGGCTGCAAGTTACAGTCAGAGAACTGGGAGGGCTTCCAGTGGAGGCCCCAGGAGGGCAGGTGACTTGTCCCAGGCCACGTGGTATAGAGCTGGGGCTGAAACCCAGGCCTCACTGTTTCCCTCAGCCTGCCATTCCTTTGCAAAGCAGAATCCCCAGCAGATTCTTCGAACTTGGGCAGACTGAGCTGCACTGCAGGCGACTAGCACAGGACAGCTCCGGTCCTTGCCGGCTGCTGCTGGGGCgaccctgcccagcccaggctgCCCTGGAGAGGCCTTGTCCACACTATGGACATACTGTGGTGCCCCCTGGCTCTGTGGGTGCCACGCCCCCTGCCAGACCCGACCGTCAGATATTATTCCCCAGGGGCTGCAAGTGGGCCAGGAGGCAGAAAAGGATGTGCTGCAGGGAGTGGGATGGCGCTAACCCCTGAGCTCTCCTACCCACTCAGGTTCTGTGAGGTAGCCAAGGAGAATGGCATGGATGTCTTCCGGGTCTTTGACTCCCTCAACTACCTGCCCAACCTGCTGCTGGGCATGGAGGCGGCGGGCAGTGCTGGTGGTGTGGTGGAGGCCGCGATCTCCTACACGGGTGACGTGGCCGACCCCAGCCGTACCAAATATTCACTGCAGTACTACATGGGCCTGGCTGAAGAGCTGGTGCGAGCTGGCACCCACATCCTGTGCATCAAGGTGCCTGGGCCCAGCCCACCCCCAGGAGTCTCCCCACCATGTCCCTCATCCCCCCCATGTCACGCCCCCTCCTCAccgtctttctttctcctcccctcttcccttagGACATGGCAGGGCTGCTGAAGCCAACGGCCTGCACCATGCTGGTCACCTCCCTCCGAGACCGCTTCCCTGACCTCCCATTGCACATCCACACCCACGACACGTCAGGGGCAGGCGTGGCAGCCATGCTGGCCTGTGCCCACGCAGGCGCTGATGTGGTAGACGTGGCAGCTGACTCCATGTCTGGAATGACTTCACAGCCCAGCATGGGGGCCCTGGTGGCCTGTACCCGAGGGACTCCCCTGGACACAGGTAGGAACAGCCGCAGCCCAAGGCCATTCCCCTCTCAGAGCTGCAGCCCTCACCAGTCCCAGCAGAGTTGGGCATATCCTAGAATCCAGATGCTCCGGCCTGGCCTGGTCTTGCCTTCCATCAGCCACGTCTGCGATGTGGCCTGACCTGGCCCTGGGGTCCTGGGAGGAGCATCTGGAAGCTCAGCACATTTCCAAGCCCTCTCCGCCTCTGGCCTCCCTGCAGGGGTGCCCCTGGACCGTGTGTTTGACTACAGTGAGTACTGGGAGGGGGCCCGGGGACTGTATGCGGCCTTTGACTGCACGGCCACCATGAAGTCTGGCAACTCTGATGTGTATGAGAATGAGATCCCAGGGGGCCAGTACACCAACCTGCACTTCCAAGCATATAGCATGGGGCTCGGCTCCAAGTTCAAGGAGGTCAAGAAGGCCTATGTGGAGGCCAACCAGATGCTGGGCGACCTCATCAAGGTGAGCCAGGCCCAGTGCTCTTACCCCTGCCTCTGGGCCTCTATACGGTGCCTGGCACCCTAACCCAGGGGTCCCCTCTCCTCAGGTAACCCCCTCCTCCAAGATCGTGGGGGACCTGGCCCAGTTTATGGTGCAGAATGGGCTGAGCCGGGCAGAGGCCGAAGCTCAGGCAGAAGAGCTGTCCTTCCCCCGCTCAGTGGTGGAGTTCCTGCAGGGGTACATTGGCGTCCCCCACGGGGGGTTCCCTGAGCCCCTTCGCTCCAAGGTAAGGAAGGCCCAGCACAATGTGGTGGGGCGGAGGGGAGTCCAGGAATCAGGCCTGACCCTCTGCTTTGCACCCCAGGTGCTAAAGGACCTGCCAAGGGTGGAGGGACGGCCcggagcctccctccctcccctggatcTGCAGGCACTGGAGAAGGGGCTGATAGAACGGCATGGGGAGGAGGTGACCCCGGAGGATGTACTCTCAGCGGCCATGTACCCCGACGTCTTTGCCCACTTCAAGGACTTCACTGCCACCTTTGGTCCCCTGGACAGCCTCAACACCCGCCTCTTCCTGCAGGGACCCAAAATTGCAGAGGAGTTCGAGGTCAGTGGCTCTGGCACCCATCTGCACTCCACCCCAGCATTCCTGCTATCCCTAAGGACCCCAGCACATCTAGAGTGCCAGGCTTTGGCTTGGCCGTCACTGGGCCTCGTGAGCTATGGGTTCACAAAGTACCTTTAAGAGACCAGGGAGCTAGGCCTTTACAAGGGAggagctgagacccagagaggggggACTTGCCTGGGATTGGGTCAGGGGGTTGCCCTCCCCACACCTGCCCCCATCCCAGCTCTGAGCCTCCACACCCTCCCTGCAGGTGGAGCTGGAGCGAGGCAAGACGCTGCACATCAAAGCCCTGGCCATAAGTGACCTGAACCGGGCCGGCCAGAGGCAGGTCTTCTTCGAGCTCAATGGACAGCTGCGATCCATTCTGGTCAAGGATACTCAGGCCATGAAGgtacagccccccccccccacagggCCAGCCAGGCGGTGGGGATGGGCAGGGCCTGGTGTCTCACGTCCTCTCCCCTGTCTGCAGGAGATGCACTTCCACCCCAAGGCCCTGAAGGATGTGAAGGGCCAGATTGGGGCACCCATGCCTGGGAAGGTGATAGACATCAAGGTGGCAGCAGGGGACAAGGTGACCAAGGGCCAGCCTCTGTGTGTGCTCAGTGCCATGAAGATGGAGACTGTAGTGACTTCGCCCGTGGAGGGCACTGTCCGCAAGGTCCACGTGACTACAGACATGACACTGGAGGGTGACGACCTCATCCTGGAGATTGAGTGATCTTGCCCCGGACTGGCAGCCTGGCCATCCCCACCCCAAGCCTTCAAGGTGCTGCGCTGCCAGGGCAGGCCCAGGCCAGCCAGTGCCCGAGGGCAGGAAGGCCGGGCCCTGGAGCTCCTGTCCTCAGTTGTTTGTGGCAGGAGAGACACTGCCTGTGGTGGCCCATGcctttcctcctgccctctgTCCTTTCCCTGCCGGTGGACAGTCGCTCACATATTCATCCCTTGCCAAATAAGGGTCCCCCCCCTGCTGGAGACTACAGGTGGGGGTGCAGGCAGGCCTGGGACCTAGGGAAGCAGACTTAGGGGCCCTGCCTCCTGCAGGGGAAACCTAAGTCCCAGGTCTGAGAACTTCGCTCAATAAAACTggctttccccttccctccattcTGGGTCCTGTGCAGCCCACCCCACCCTAGTGCCACACggcagaggggcagggctgcCTCTTGGACTCCCCCATGGGCAGGGGGGCAGTCAGTTGTATCTTCCTCCTAGGAGGGTAGTGAGGATGACAACAGTGGCCCTGGTTTTACGTCACTACTAAGTGCCTATTGTATACACACCCCAAATAGGATAATCTAGTTGTCACTGAGAGCTTGGGCTGGGGAAGGGGTTGTTCCAAGCACTTAACACCTATTAACTCAACGCCTATTAACACTTTCACCCATTTTATAGACACAGAAATGGAGTCATAggcaggttaaataacttgtccaggaCCTGACAGCTAGTTAAGAGGCAGAGAGAGTTCAAACCCAGGCTGCTGGTGGACTTGCTTCTCAACTACACTGCTTTATTTTCTAAGCTGGGACCAACCCACCACCCTATCCAGAACTAGATGCAAACAGACACCACTTTCCAGAGGCAGACGAGACCCTTGGGTGTGGGAACCTCTGGGTGTGGATTTTGGTGGGAGGTTAGAAGCACTGGACTGAGTCCCAGGATCTAATCCTGCCTGACCCCCTGACCCCCAAATCAGCCCTCGGGAGAATCCCAATTCTTCCCTGCAGTTCCCTCACCTGTGGGGTGGCACAGCAATCCTGCCCGTGTCACTGCACCACTGCCCACCGCACAGGGGAGGTAAGGATGGTGAGTAAAGAGAAAGGCAGGGGGATCCTGGGCAGTTCCTGAGCAGGAGCATAAGGAAGAGGAGGGACAGAGCCCAGATCCCCTGACCCTCAGGGGACCAGGCAGGAAGTACATCCCAGCACCCTGCCAGCCTAGTGCTCTCAGGGTACTACACCTAACCTTTGGTGTGGTCCTGGGCCGCCTCCTCTCTCGACTCCCAGATCCCAAATGTACCCTCTAAAACCAGCCTGTACTCAATTCCTTGGCTTCCCTGACAGCTGCTACacaggctgggggagaggaaagCTCTCCAGGGAGGTAGGTATGTGACTGTCACGATGCCCTTTTAGATCCAGTTTAGCCACAGCCAACCTGCGGGAGCTCTGGCGAGTGACTGCACAGCGGTTTCCTTTCCTTCGACAACCAGCCTCAGGGAAGGGGACTTGGGACAACCTCCTTGAGTCTGGAATGGGACCTAAAGGGATAACattaagaatgtttaaaaaaaaagtgtgtggggGGGTATCCTAGGGGCAGCGGAATGAGACTATAAGAACCATTCCAAAAACACGATGAAGAGCAGGTAAAACACTACCAAGTTCTAGAAAGAACCCTGAGTTACAGTGTTGCTTGGCAGGGTTGCTTATGCTTGCTGGACCTTTGTTCTGGGTTCCTCCAGAGACCAAACGACTGGCACGGTGGCAGAGGTCTGAGGTGGAGAGAGCCAAAGGAGCCTCCCAGGTGACTGAACTTCCAGTTTACACTTATTTCCTCTTGTGTAATGTGAGGCTGGTAGACTTCGGGGAGGTGCTGGTGGAAGGCCCATAGTGGACTCCCCCACCCTCTCAGAGGCTGGAGGCTCCGTCACTGGGGTCAAGGCCCTGGGTTCTACTCTGATCCTGGTAGATAGGCACAGGTCCCAGGATGAGCTGGGCCCACACCTGGTGCCTAGTCCCAGGCCCACCTGTGCTAGGACTTGGGGCCTTGCTCAGGAAGGAGAAAGCTGCAGACCCAGGGCAACCACAGGCTCCCATCCTGTCTGGTACTTCAGGGAACTATGCCTACCAGGCTTACCTGCCTAGAGGTTAGTGTTCAAGGTAGCCAGGACCAGGTGAGGGGCATATTCCCAAGACCCCAAAGAGACTAATTCCCAAAGGTCCAAGGCCATGTTACCCAAGTTAAATCTCTTTAATATCCCAATACAAAGTCCTGATGCAAAAAGACAATGAGAAAACcctgggaaggtggggggagggtttTTGTAAATTCCACCCCCGAGCAGCTTTTCAGAGGCAGGGGGGACAGAGCAGCTCAGAGAAGCAACAGTCCAAAGTGAGGGAGTGCACGGCTCCTGGGACCCGCCCCTTGTCCCCTCACTCCTGGCTGCTCCTCAACCCCCTTTCAGGAGGGGCCACATCCTTTGGATATCTACTCCTTTCTCTTGGTCCCTGGGATTCAACTAGCTCTGGCTTCAATCCCCTACAAAAATTCCTGAGTTCTCGGGGACCCCAGCCAGCTCCTCCCCTGCAGTACCCCTtgatggggaggggctgggaagccCATGAGAGTTCATAGGAGTGTATACAGGAGCGTGGGTCAGGAACACAGGGGAGCCTCTGAGTCCCCTGCCCGCTCCAAAAGCACACAAAGGGGAAGGCTGCCGTAGAGCTTAGGGTCCGTGAGGGGCtggagcagaagcaggaagaatcCCACACCCAGGGCATAGCCTGCCAGCAGGAGCCGCCTCTGCGGATGCTCCAGGGCCGCACATACGGCAGGAAAGCCCATGTAATTGCAGAAGGAGTGGCAGAGAACCGGCCCAATCAGGTGtcctggggaggggagacagagtAGCTCATGGAGCAGCCCCACCACCTCCCCGGGCCCTTCCAGGGCTAAGACCCTTCATCCCCTGAAACAGGAGATCACtgccccacccatccacccacacaCCACAGCCTGTGCTTCCTGCCAGCTCTCAAACCACAGCAGGCCGAGGGCCCAGGCTCAGCCTGTCTCAAGGACTGCGGTAGAAGAAACTTGTCGCTCCTAGAACAGACACAGATTCCCATTCTCCCACCCACTCCTGTGGGCCCTTGAGCCCCAGGGGACCCGAGAGACTGAGGACCAACCTGTGCGAATGAAGAGGAAAGCAGTGTAGGCACCGAAGACAGCTGTGTAGGAGAACTGGAACGCTGGAGACGGGGAGGCCTCGAGTGACCACACCTGCATGCCCTTCCTGCCCCAGCACTGCACACCCATCAGCCAGAGACAACCCCTTCCCCTGGGGGCAGTGGCTGCCTGCCCCAGTACCTAGGCTGTTCTCTACACCCCAACTCCCATGGTCAGCGGCCCCTCCAATACTGCAGCCCTCTG
This window encodes:
- the PC gene encoding pyruvate carboxylase, mitochondrial isoform X2 produces the protein MLKFQTIRGGLRLLGIRRTSTAPAASPSVRRLEYKPIKKVMVANRGEIAIRVFRACTELGIRTVAVYSEQDTGQMHRQKADEAYLIGRGLAPVQAYLHIPDIIKVAKENNVDAVHPGYGFLSERADFAQACQDAGVRFIGPSPEVVRKMGDKVEARAIAIAAGVPVVPGTDAPITSLHEAHHFSNTYGFPIIFKAAYGGGGRGMRVVQSYEELEENYTRAYSEALAAFGNGALFVEKFIEKPRHIEVQILGDQYGNILHLYERDCSIQRRHQKVVEIAPAAHLDPQLRSRLTSDSVKLAKQVGYENAGTVEFLVDKYGKHYFIEVNSRLQVEHTVTEEITDVDLVHAQIHVAEGRSLPDLGLRQENIRINGCAIQCRVTTEDPSRSFQPDTGRIEVFRSGEGMGIRLDNASAFQGAVISPHYDSLLVKVIAHGKDHPTAATKMSRALAEFRVRGVKTNIPFLQNVLNNQQFLAGTVDTQFIDENPELFQLRPAQNRAQKLLHYLGHVMVNGPTTPIPVKASPSPTDPIVPVVPIGLPPAGFRDILLREGPEGFARAVRNHQGLLLMDTTFRDAHQSLLATRVRTHDLKKISPYVAHNFSKLFSIENWGGATFDVAMRFLYECPWRRLQELRELVPNIPFQMLLRGANAVGYTNYPDNVVFKFCEVAKENGMDVFRVFDSLNYLPNLLLGMEAAGSAGGVVEAAISYTGDVADPSRTKYSLQYYMGLAEELVRAGTHILCIKDMAGLLKPTACTMLVTSLRDRFPDLPLHIHTHDTSGAGVAAMLACAHAGADVVDVAADSMSGMTSQPSMGALVACTRGTPLDTGVPLDRVFDYSEYWEGARGLYAAFDCTATMKSGNSDVYENEIPGGQYTNLHFQAYSMGLGSKFKEVKKAYVEANQMLGDLIKVTPSSKIVGDLAQFMVQNGLSRAEAEAQAEELSFPRSVVEFLQGYIGVPHGGFPEPLRSKVLKDLPRVEGRPGASLPPLDLQALEKGLIERHGEEVTPEDVLSAAMYPDVFAHFKDFTATFGPLDSLNTRLFLQGPKIAEEFEVELERGKTLHIKALAISDLNRAGQRQVFFELNGQLRSILVKDTQAMKEMHFHPKALKDVKGQIGAPMPGKVIDIKVAAGDKVTKGQPLCVLSAMKMETVVTSPVEGTVRKVHVTTDMTLEGDDLILEIE
- the PC gene encoding pyruvate carboxylase, mitochondrial isoform X1; protein product: MLKFQTIRGGLRLLGIRRTSTAPAASPSVRRLEYKPIKKVMVANRGEIAIRVFRACTELGIRTVAVYSEQDTGQMHRQKADEAYLIGRGLAPVQAYLHIPDIIKVAKENNVDAVHPGYGFLSERADFAQACQDAGVRFIGPSPEVVRKMGDKVEARAIAIAAGVPVVPGTDAPITSLHEAHHFSNTYGFPIIFKAAYGGGGRGMRVVQSYEELEENYTRAYSEALAAFGNGALFVEKFIEKPRHIEVQILGDQYGNILHLYERDCSIQRRHQKVVEIAPAAHLDPQLRSRLTSDSVKLAKQVGYENAGTVEFLVDKYGKHYFIEVNSRLQVEHTVTEEITDVDLVHAQIHVAEGRSLPDLGLRQENIRINGCAIQCRVTTEDPSRSFQPDTGRIEVFRSGEGMGIRLDNASAFQGAVISPHYDSLLVKVIAHGKDHPTAATKMSRALAEFRVRGVKTNIPFLQNVLNNQQFLAGTVDTQFIDENPELFQLRPAQNRAQKLLHYLGHVMVNGPTTPIPVKASPSPTDPIVPVVPIGLPPAGFRDILLREGPEGFARAVRNHQGLLLMDTTFRDAHQSLLATRVRTHDLKKISPYVAHNFSKLFSIENWGGATFDVAMRFLYECPWRRLQELRELVPNIPFQMLLRGANAVGYTNYPDNVVFKFCEVAKENGMDVFRVFDSLNYLPNLLLGMEAAGSAGGVVEAAISYTGDVADPSRTKYSLQYYMGLAEELVRAGTHILCIKDMAGLLKPTACTMLVTSLRDRFPDLPLHIHTHDTSGAGVAAMLACAHAGADVVDVAADSMSGMTSQPSMGALVACTRGTPLDTALSASGLPAGVPLDRVFDYSEYWEGARGLYAAFDCTATMKSGNSDVYENEIPGGQYTNLHFQAYSMGLGSKFKEVKKAYVEANQMLGDLIKVTPSSKIVGDLAQFMVQNGLSRAEAEAQAEELSFPRSVVEFLQGYIGVPHGGFPEPLRSKVLKDLPRVEGRPGASLPPLDLQALEKGLIERHGEEVTPEDVLSAAMYPDVFAHFKDFTATFGPLDSLNTRLFLQGPKIAEEFEVELERGKTLHIKALAISDLNRAGQRQVFFELNGQLRSILVKDTQAMKEMHFHPKALKDVKGQIGAPMPGKVIDIKVAAGDKVTKGQPLCVLSAMKMETVVTSPVEGTVRKVHVTTDMTLEGDDLILEIE